A part of Blastopirellula marina genomic DNA contains:
- a CDS encoding DUF58 domain-containing protein: MPDSKKYLHPETLGRISKLELRARHVVEGFLSGTHRSPYFGQSIEFLQHREYATGDDLRHIDWKVWGKHNKYFIKQYEEYTNLRCMMLVDASASMSYGNGPLTKYDYGCTIAASLAYLILKQQDAVGCAVFDDRIRYRVPVLSKRTHLNTIVDAMANQSPRDKTDMQTICKQFAEGYTSRGLVVVVSDFFGDVEATAKGLRILRQRGHDVMVFHVMDDDELDFPFSGSTRFEGLENSDHLTCNPRALREGYLEAVNEFTARIRRECSKNTIDYALVRTSDSLATVLTTYLSNRLGMHHRN; encoded by the coding sequence ATGCCCGATTCCAAAAAATATTTGCATCCTGAGACGCTCGGGCGGATTTCCAAACTGGAACTACGCGCCCGGCACGTTGTTGAAGGATTCCTCTCCGGTACTCATCGCAGTCCTTACTTCGGGCAGTCGATCGAGTTTCTCCAGCATCGCGAATATGCGACCGGGGATGATCTGCGCCATATCGACTGGAAGGTGTGGGGCAAGCACAACAAGTACTTCATCAAGCAGTACGAAGAATACACCAATCTCCGCTGCATGATGCTGGTTGATGCTTCGGCCAGCATGAGCTACGGCAATGGTCCGCTGACGAAGTACGACTATGGCTGCACGATCGCGGCCTCGCTGGCCTATCTCATTCTGAAGCAGCAGGACGCCGTCGGCTGTGCTGTGTTTGACGATCGCATTCGTTACCGCGTGCCGGTGCTCAGCAAGCGAACCCACTTGAACACGATTGTCGACGCGATGGCAAACCAGTCTCCGCGCGACAAGACCGATATGCAGACCATCTGCAAGCAGTTCGCCGAAGGTTATACCAGCCGCGGATTGGTTGTGGTCGTATCCGATTTCTTCGGCGATGTCGAAGCAACCGCAAAGGGCTTACGAATCTTGCGGCAACGAGGACACGACGTGATGGTCTTCCACGTTATGGACGACGATGAACTCGACTTCCCGTTTTCTGGCTCGACCCGCTTTGAAGGTCTGGAGAACAGTGATCACCTGACCTGTAATCCACGTGCCCTGCGAGAAGGTTACCTGGAAGCGGTCAACGAGTTCACCGCACGTATTCGGCGCGAATGCAGCAAAAATACGATCGATTACGCCCTGGTTCGGACCAGCGATTCGCTCGCGACGGTCCTGACAACCTACCTTTCCAATCGATTGGGAATGCATCACCGTAACTAA
- a CDS encoding BatA domain-containing protein translates to MLFVYSALAWGFALISLPVLIQLINMMRHRRVKWAAMDFLMQSHRRMKHWVMIRQLLLLLTRMAAIALIVAMLAGLITTQTWSNMLADRVTHHLILLDDTFSMRERLGGDTAFDAGIQTTNRLIEQLAEQDQPQRISVMLYSDILRDGPDQAAPNQATRMRVDMDSTSITRLQELLTNLTPTEQTIPLAEVLQRGSEIASQFDQTEVAKVYVVSDFREKDWGAEAAVRDPLARVEERSVEMNWINCARLPQDNLAITDVSIGSGTIVPGVPTIVKVSVRNFGQQAAVDVRLQVDLFGSTTGRTDISQAGQSLERLAEQLPINFDEIPAGDQVTRQTQIIFPAEGSHVLSFHLPDDALPLDNTRFAAVDVQPTIPVLIVDGDPKLTNAFYLQSVFNPAPNVSTGVTPTTSSTSFLTSAELKDLQKFENIFIIDPPQFDERILTTLKEYVEGGGGLVWYLGPDTNEIGLGELANAGLLPTTLQAAEELDQNIPDGPPDFVPGDNPVFRVFAGEKNPFLRRLIVSKYFPVPPEFLSETPEGTQVLGSLRNDQPLVLQQNIGQGKVITFLTSLGPQWNSWATNPSFIVTVLELRNYNSKSRVSGASLPVGSEVAVIAPMSEYRSDVLFYSPGFIAPGTSQLPTVRSERVEFAALGGTLDGKAVLSGVDDVTGKFLTGQAGVYEAWLTKVDGSNEVRRSTLVPDVPESDLLGMNETNLRQLYPSVQFNYFSASAWQYDNAAQQGTNWQSILLALVIGALLLEQVLAYYASYHPATPGGTAA, encoded by the coding sequence ATGCTTTTTGTATATTCAGCTCTGGCTTGGGGCTTTGCCCTGATTTCGCTTCCCGTGTTGATCCAATTGATCAACATGATGCGGCACCGTCGTGTCAAATGGGCGGCGATGGACTTCCTGATGCAGAGCCACCGCCGCATGAAGCATTGGGTCATGATTCGGCAGCTCTTGCTGCTGTTAACCCGTATGGCGGCGATTGCCCTGATCGTGGCCATGCTGGCCGGTTTGATCACCACACAAACCTGGTCCAACATGCTGGCCGACCGAGTCACGCATCACCTGATTTTGCTCGACGATACCTTCTCGATGCGGGAACGCCTCGGTGGAGATACCGCGTTCGATGCGGGCATTCAAACGACGAACCGTTTGATCGAGCAACTTGCCGAACAAGATCAGCCGCAGCGAATCTCGGTGATGCTCTACTCCGACATCCTTCGCGACGGCCCCGATCAAGCCGCGCCCAACCAGGCAACGCGGATGCGGGTCGATATGGATTCGACCAGCATCACCAGGCTGCAAGAATTGCTCACCAACCTCACGCCGACGGAACAAACGATCCCTCTAGCCGAAGTGCTCCAGCGGGGAAGCGAGATTGCCTCGCAGTTCGATCAGACCGAGGTGGCCAAGGTCTATGTTGTTTCCGACTTCCGCGAGAAAGACTGGGGAGCGGAAGCCGCTGTCCGCGATCCACTGGCTCGCGTCGAAGAACGCTCGGTCGAAATGAACTGGATCAACTGTGCCCGCCTGCCTCAGGACAACTTGGCCATTACCGATGTATCGATCGGCAGCGGCACGATCGTCCCTGGCGTGCCGACCATTGTGAAAGTCTCCGTACGTAACTTCGGCCAACAAGCTGCGGTCGACGTCCGTTTGCAGGTCGATCTCTTCGGTTCGACAACCGGTAGGACCGATATCTCTCAGGCCGGTCAAAGCCTGGAACGCCTTGCCGAACAACTCCCGATCAACTTCGACGAGATCCCCGCCGGCGATCAAGTCACGCGACAAACGCAAATTATCTTCCCTGCTGAAGGCTCGCACGTCTTGTCATTCCATCTGCCGGACGACGCACTTCCGCTCGACAACACACGCTTCGCTGCGGTAGACGTTCAGCCGACGATTCCGGTTTTGATCGTCGACGGCGATCCCAAATTGACCAACGCGTTTTACCTGCAATCCGTTTTCAACCCGGCCCCGAACGTGTCGACCGGCGTGACGCCAACGACCAGCAGCACCAGCTTTTTGACGTCGGCCGAACTGAAAGATCTGCAGAAATTCGAGAACATCTTTATCATCGATCCGCCGCAATTTGACGAGCGTATCTTGACCACTCTTAAAGAGTACGTCGAAGGAGGAGGAGGCCTGGTTTGGTATCTCGGTCCTGACACCAACGAAATTGGCTTGGGCGAACTCGCCAATGCTGGCCTTCTGCCCACGACGCTGCAAGCGGCGGAAGAATTGGACCAAAACATTCCCGACGGGCCACCCGATTTTGTCCCTGGCGACAACCCAGTATTCCGCGTGTTTGCCGGCGAAAAGAATCCGTTTTTACGTCGCTTGATCGTCAGCAAATACTTCCCGGTTCCCCCGGAGTTTTTAAGCGAAACGCCAGAAGGAACTCAGGTGCTTGGCAGCCTCCGCAACGACCAACCGCTGGTCTTACAACAGAACATCGGCCAAGGGAAAGTGATCACCTTCCTGACCTCACTCGGGCCACAATGGAACAGTTGGGCCACGAATCCCAGCTTCATCGTCACCGTGCTTGAGCTTCGCAACTACAACAGCAAGTCGCGAGTTAGTGGTGCTTCGCTTCCGGTTGGCTCAGAGGTAGCGGTGATCGCTCCGATGTCCGAATATCGTTCCGACGTGCTGTTCTACTCGCCGGGCTTTATCGCTCCTGGTACTTCCCAGTTGCCAACGGTTCGAAGTGAACGCGTCGAGTTCGCGGCCCTTGGCGGAACACTCGATGGCAAGGCAGTCCTTAGCGGTGTCGATGACGTCACCGGCAAGTTCCTCACCGGGCAGGCTGGCGTTTATGAAGCTTGGCTCACAAAAGTAGACGGCTCGAACGAAGTTCGCCGTTCGACGCTGGTGCCAGACGTACCTGAAAGCGACTTGCTGGGAATGAACGAGACAAATCTCCGTCAGCTGTATCCTTCAGTTCAATTCAACTACTTCAGTGCTAGTGCCTGGCAGTACGATAATGCCGCCCAACAAGGAACCAACTGGCAATCAATCTTGCTGGCCTTGGTGATTGGGGCCCTCCTCTTAGAACAAGTGTTGGCCTACTATGCGAGTTACCACCCGGCGACTCCAGGAGGGACGGCCGCATGA